The Treponema primitia ZAS-1 genomic sequence TACGCGCCCCTACAAAGAGGATGATCCTACGGATCCTATCGGGGTGTATGGGCTCACGAAGCGGGACGGGGAAACGGCCATCTTTGAACGCAGCGATGCGGCGTATATTATCCGGACGGCATGGCTGTACGGGCAGTACGGGAATAACTTTGTAACCACCATGCTCCGCCTGATGGCCGAGCGGGAAACCGTGCGGGTGGTAAACGACCAGCGGGGCAGCCCCACCTGGGCTTTCGACCTGGCCAATA encodes the following:
- a CDS encoding SDR family oxidoreductase, producing TRPYKEDDPTDPIGVYGLTKRDGETAIFERSDAAYIIRTAWLYGQYGNNFVTTMLRLMAERETVRVVNDQRGSPTWAFDLANTVADLILRSDSGTLPYGIYHYTNGGDITWYEFAQEIYAQGKKQGLLTRDCAVEPCTSA